From one Eucalyptus grandis isolate ANBG69807.140 chromosome 9, ASM1654582v1, whole genome shotgun sequence genomic stretch:
- the LOC104418675 gene encoding pentatricopeptide repeat-containing protein At5g02860 isoform X1: MAERLALPLILPSPPSPKPIFPNHISYHPQPSPSPPPPPPLLQDVVHRNFCSSDSLDRLTQSLSQSQSQSQNRIPASNFRERTRIGRSHDANRGKPWTHYRLSPQGQAFIQKLIDPSFDAARIDSCLVELIEFYRKDGLFSLEFLSMELLGIVKGLGFNKKGDLALSVVHWVRSPGGYPLALTGAVIAVVVNVLGKEGRVAAADALLHSLRKDEFEIDVYAFTALITGFASNGRYRDAVMVFKKMEEEGCKPTLITYNVVLNVYGKMGMPWNKIVGLVKGMKSSGIAPDLYTYNTLISCCRRGSLYEEAAGFFREIKLAGFSPDKVTYNALLDVYGRSRRHKEAMQVLKEMELDGFLPTIVTYNSLICAYARDGLLDEAVELKNQMVERGIKPDVFTYTTLLSGFEKAGKDDFAMRVFDEMRDAGCKPNICTFNALIKMHGNRGKFAEMMKVFEEIKKCQCKPDIVTWNTLLAVFGQNGMDTEVSGVFKEMKRAGFVPERDTFNTLISSYSRCGSFDQAMAVYKRMLEAGVNPDLSTYNAVLAALARGGLWEQSERVFEEMKSGCCKPNELTYCSLLHAYANGKQIEQMGILAEEIFSGAIEPRAVLLKTLILVNSKCDLIVETERAFLELKKRGFSPDIPTLNAMVSIYGRRQMVGKTNEILNYMEESGFTPSLTTYNSLMYMYSRSQNFEKSEELLREILAKGIKPDIISFNTVIFAYCRNGRMREASRIFSELKDFGLDPDVITYNTFISSYAADSMFVEAIDVIRYMIKHGCRPNQNTYNSIIDGYCKLHRREEASMFITNLRTLDPHISKDVEQRLSERITRKWL, from the coding sequence ATGGCTGAAAGATTAGCTCTTCCTCTTATCCTGCCGAGCCCTCCATCTCCAAAACCCATCTTCCCCAACCACATCAGCTATCATCCCCAACCCTCAccttcaccaccaccaccaccaccactccTTCAGGACGTCGTCCACCGAAACTTCTGCTCTTCGGATTCTTTGGACCGGCTCACTCAGTCGCTTTCGCAGTCCCAGTCCCAGTCCCAAAACCGAATTCCAGCGTCAAATTTCAGAGAGCGGACCCGAATAGGCCGGTCCCATGACGCCAACCGCGGAAAACCGTGGACCCACTACCGCCTCTCCCCTCAAGGTCAGGCCTTTATCCAGAAACTCATCGACCCGTCATTTGACGCGGCTCGAATCGACAGCTGTTTGGTTGAGTTGATTGAATTTTATCGTAAAGATGGTCTTTTTAGTCTGGAGTTTCTGTCCATGGAGCTTCTTGGTATTGTGAAGGGTTTAGGGTTTAACAAGAAAGGCGACTTGGCGTTGAGTGTGGTCCACTGGGTCAGGAGTCCAGGGGGCTATCCGCTGGCTTTGACTGGCGCCGTCATTGCTGTGGTTGTCAATGTCCTCGGGAAAGAAGGCAGAGTCGCCGCTGCTGATGCTTTGTTGCACAGCCTTCGCAAGGACGAATTTGAAATCGATGTTTATGCCTTTACTGCGTTGATAACTGGGTTTGCTAGCAATGGGAGGTACAGAGATGCAGTGATGGTAtttaagaaaatggaggaagagGGTTGTAAGCCCACTCTGATTACGTATAATGTGGTTCTGAATGTGTATGGGAAAATGGGAATGCCGTGGAACAAGATTGTTGGTTTGGTCAAGGGTATGAAAAGTTCTGGGATCGCCCCGGATTTGTATACTTATAACACTCTCATTAGTTGTTGCCGCCGGGGGTCTTTGTATGAAGAAGCTGCTGGCTTTTTTAGGGAGATCAAATTGGCAGGGTTTAGTCCTGATAAAGTTACATACAATGCATTACTAGACGTTTATGGGAGATCTCGGCGACATAAAGAAGCTATGCAGGTTTTAAAAGAGATGGAGCTCGATGGTTTTTTGCCTACTATCGTGACTTATAACTCTTTGATATGTGCATATGCTAGGGATGGTCTATTGGATGAGGCTGTGGAGCTCAAGAATCAGATGGTTGAAAGGGGCATAAAACCTGACGTTTTCACCTACACTACTCTCTTGTCAGGATTTGAGAAAGCTGGGAAGGATGATTTTGCTATGAGGGTTTTTGATGAGATGAGAGATGCAGGATGCAAACCAAATATTTGCACTTTCAATGCTCTTATTAAGATGCACGGCAACCGGGGCAAGTTTGCGGAAATGATGAAGGTCTttgaagagataaaaaaatgtcaatgcaAACCAGATATTGTCACGTGGAATACACTTCTTGCAGTGTTTGGGCAAAATGGGATGGACACTGAAGTTTCTGGAGTTTTTAAGGAAATGAAGAGAGCAGGATTTGTACCTGAAAGGGACACTTTCAACACCTTAATTAGTTCTTATAGCCGGTGTGGATCTTTTGACCAAGCCATGGCGGTTTACAAGAGAATGCTTGAAGCAGGTGTCAATCCAGATCTTTCCACCTATAATGCCGTTTTGGCTGCACTGGCTCGAGGAGGTCTCTGGGAACAGTCTGAAAGGGTCTTTGAAGAGATGAAGAGCGGTTGTTGTAAACCCAATGAGCTAACTTACTGTTCTTTGCTTCATGCTTATGCTAATGGAaagcaaattgagcaaatgggcATTCTTGCAGAAGAAATTTTCTCTGGTGCAATTGAACCTCGTGCAGTCCTTCTGAAGACCCTCATATTAGTTAATAGCAAATGTGATCTTATAGTGGAAACAGAACGTGCATTCTTGGAGCTTAAGAAAAGAGGGTTTTCACCAGACATACCTACTCTAAATGCAATGGTCTCTATATATGGCAGGAGACAGATGGTTGGAAAGACAAATGAGATCTTGAACTATATGGAGGAAAGTGGCTTTACCCCTAGCTTGACTACTTACAATAGCTTGATGTACATGTATAGCCGCtcacaaaattttgaaaaatctgaGGAACTCTTAAGGGAAATTTTGGCGAAAGGAATAAAGCCTGATATTATTTCCTTCAACACAGTTATTTTTGCCTACTGTAGAAATGGtcgtatgagagaagcttcgcGAATATTTTCTGAGTTGAAGGATTTTGGTCTTGATCCAGATGTGATCACTTACAACACCTTCATTTCAAGCTATGCAGCTGACTCAATGTTCGTGGAGGCTATTGACGTGATCCGTTACATGATCAAGCATGGCTGTCGACCAAATCAAAACACATACAACTCAATCATAGATGGGTATTGCAAGCTCCATAGGAGAGAGGAGGCCAGCATGTTCATTACTAACCTACGAACTCTTGATCCCCACATCTCTAAAGATGTGGAGCAGAGGTTATCGGAACGAATTACAAGGAAATGGTTGTAA
- the LOC104418675 gene encoding pentatricopeptide repeat-containing protein At5g02860 isoform X2, producing the protein MTPTAENRGPTTASPLKGLGFNKKGDLALSVVHWVRSPGGYPLALTGAVIAVVVNVLGKEGRVAAADALLHSLRKDEFEIDVYAFTALITGFASNGRYRDAVMVFKKMEEEGCKPTLITYNVVLNVYGKMGMPWNKIVGLVKGMKSSGIAPDLYTYNTLISCCRRGSLYEEAAGFFREIKLAGFSPDKVTYNALLDVYGRSRRHKEAMQVLKEMELDGFLPTIVTYNSLICAYARDGLLDEAVELKNQMVERGIKPDVFTYTTLLSGFEKAGKDDFAMRVFDEMRDAGCKPNICTFNALIKMHGNRGKFAEMMKVFEEIKKCQCKPDIVTWNTLLAVFGQNGMDTEVSGVFKEMKRAGFVPERDTFNTLISSYSRCGSFDQAMAVYKRMLEAGVNPDLSTYNAVLAALARGGLWEQSERVFEEMKSGCCKPNELTYCSLLHAYANGKQIEQMGILAEEIFSGAIEPRAVLLKTLILVNSKCDLIVETERAFLELKKRGFSPDIPTLNAMVSIYGRRQMVGKTNEILNYMEESGFTPSLTTYNSLMYMYSRSQNFEKSEELLREILAKGIKPDIISFNTVIFAYCRNGRMREASRIFSELKDFGLDPDVITYNTFISSYAADSMFVEAIDVIRYMIKHGCRPNQNTYNSIIDGYCKLHRREEASMFITNLRTLDPHISKDVEQRLSERITRKWL; encoded by the exons ATGACGCCAACCGCGGAAAACCGTGGACCCACTACCGCCTCTCCCCTCAAG GGTTTAGGGTTTAACAAGAAAGGCGACTTGGCGTTGAGTGTGGTCCACTGGGTCAGGAGTCCAGGGGGCTATCCGCTGGCTTTGACTGGCGCCGTCATTGCTGTGGTTGTCAATGTCCTCGGGAAAGAAGGCAGAGTCGCCGCTGCTGATGCTTTGTTGCACAGCCTTCGCAAGGACGAATTTGAAATCGATGTTTATGCCTTTACTGCGTTGATAACTGGGTTTGCTAGCAATGGGAGGTACAGAGATGCAGTGATGGTAtttaagaaaatggaggaagagGGTTGTAAGCCCACTCTGATTACGTATAATGTGGTTCTGAATGTGTATGGGAAAATGGGAATGCCGTGGAACAAGATTGTTGGTTTGGTCAAGGGTATGAAAAGTTCTGGGATCGCCCCGGATTTGTATACTTATAACACTCTCATTAGTTGTTGCCGCCGGGGGTCTTTGTATGAAGAAGCTGCTGGCTTTTTTAGGGAGATCAAATTGGCAGGGTTTAGTCCTGATAAAGTTACATACAATGCATTACTAGACGTTTATGGGAGATCTCGGCGACATAAAGAAGCTATGCAGGTTTTAAAAGAGATGGAGCTCGATGGTTTTTTGCCTACTATCGTGACTTATAACTCTTTGATATGTGCATATGCTAGGGATGGTCTATTGGATGAGGCTGTGGAGCTCAAGAATCAGATGGTTGAAAGGGGCATAAAACCTGACGTTTTCACCTACACTACTCTCTTGTCAGGATTTGAGAAAGCTGGGAAGGATGATTTTGCTATGAGGGTTTTTGATGAGATGAGAGATGCAGGATGCAAACCAAATATTTGCACTTTCAATGCTCTTATTAAGATGCACGGCAACCGGGGCAAGTTTGCGGAAATGATGAAGGTCTttgaagagataaaaaaatgtcaatgcaAACCAGATATTGTCACGTGGAATACACTTCTTGCAGTGTTTGGGCAAAATGGGATGGACACTGAAGTTTCTGGAGTTTTTAAGGAAATGAAGAGAGCAGGATTTGTACCTGAAAGGGACACTTTCAACACCTTAATTAGTTCTTATAGCCGGTGTGGATCTTTTGACCAAGCCATGGCGGTTTACAAGAGAATGCTTGAAGCAGGTGTCAATCCAGATCTTTCCACCTATAATGCCGTTTTGGCTGCACTGGCTCGAGGAGGTCTCTGGGAACAGTCTGAAAGGGTCTTTGAAGAGATGAAGAGCGGTTGTTGTAAACCCAATGAGCTAACTTACTGTTCTTTGCTTCATGCTTATGCTAATGGAaagcaaattgagcaaatgggcATTCTTGCAGAAGAAATTTTCTCTGGTGCAATTGAACCTCGTGCAGTCCTTCTGAAGACCCTCATATTAGTTAATAGCAAATGTGATCTTATAGTGGAAACAGAACGTGCATTCTTGGAGCTTAAGAAAAGAGGGTTTTCACCAGACATACCTACTCTAAATGCAATGGTCTCTATATATGGCAGGAGACAGATGGTTGGAAAGACAAATGAGATCTTGAACTATATGGAGGAAAGTGGCTTTACCCCTAGCTTGACTACTTACAATAGCTTGATGTACATGTATAGCCGCtcacaaaattttgaaaaatctgaGGAACTCTTAAGGGAAATTTTGGCGAAAGGAATAAAGCCTGATATTATTTCCTTCAACACAGTTATTTTTGCCTACTGTAGAAATGGtcgtatgagagaagcttcgcGAATATTTTCTGAGTTGAAGGATTTTGGTCTTGATCCAGATGTGATCACTTACAACACCTTCATTTCAAGCTATGCAGCTGACTCAATGTTCGTGGAGGCTATTGACGTGATCCGTTACATGATCAAGCATGGCTGTCGACCAAATCAAAACACATACAACTCAATCATAGATGGGTATTGCAAGCTCCATAGGAGAGAGGAGGCCAGCATGTTCATTACTAACCTACGAACTCTTGATCCCCACATCTCTAAAGATGTGGAGCAGAGGTTATCGGAACGAATTACAAGGAAATGGTTGTAA
- the LOC120288128 gene encoding LOW QUALITY PROTEIN: 2-methoxy-6-polyprenyl-1,4-benzoquinol methylase, mitochondrial-like (The sequence of the model RefSeq protein was modified relative to this genomic sequence to represent the inferred CDS: deleted 1 base in 1 codon) has product MALRMIARRLGCRVSCGPCSLQPLLHSHATSFGFKEVREEDKSQLVGNVFTSVASTYDLMNDLMSAGLHRLWKDRLVSKLHPFPGMKHLDVAGGTGDVAFRILEDINSTRHRALQDATEDYLHEETQIYICDINPNMLNVGKKRAIERGFGDNKALRWVEGDAEALKFEDNSMDGYTIAFGIRNVTHIEKALAEAHRVLRRGGRFLCLELSHVDTPIFKELYDYYSFSLIPAMGELVAGDRESYQYLVESIRRFPAQEKFASMIADTGFQKVEYENLVGGVVAIHSGLKL; this is encoded by the exons ATGGCGTTGAGGATGATCGCTAGGAGGTTG GGTTGCAGAGTAAGCTGCGGCCCATGTTCTCTTCAGCCTCTGCTGCATTCACACGCCACCAGCTTTG GTTTCAAAGAAGTTCGTGAAGAGGATAAAAGTCAATTGGTTGGGAATGTCTTCACGAGTGTTGCTTCGACCTATGATCTCATGAATGATTTGATGAGTGCTGGCCTTCATCGGCTATGGAAAGATAG ACTAGTTTCCAAGCTGCACCCTTTCCCTGGAATGAAGCATCTTGATGTGGCCGGTGGGACAG GTGATGTTGCTTTCAGGATTCTGGAAGATATAAACAGTACAAGACATCGAGCACTGCAGGATGCTACAGAGGATTACTTACATGAAGAAACTCAAATATACATCTGCGACATTAATCCAAACATGTTAAATGTTGGTAAAAAGAGGGCCATAGAGAGAG GTTTTGGAGACAATAAGGCCCTTAGATGGGTGGAGGGAGATGCAGAAGCcttgaaatttgaagataattCAATGGATGGCTACACAATTGCATTTGGGATTAGGAATGTGACACACATCGAGAAAGCACTTGCTGAAGCTCATAG GGTGCTTAGAAGAGGAGGCAGATTCCTATGCCTTGAACTGAGCCATGTGGATACTCCCATATTCAAGGAATT GTATGATTACTACTCATTCTCACTTATTCCTGCCATGGGAGAATTAGTTGCGGGCGATCGTGAATCATATCAATACTTAGTTGAGAGCATCCGTCGCTTTCCTGCACAG GAAAAATTTGCTTCGATGATTGCTGACACGGGCTTTCAGAAGGTTGAGTACGAAAATCTTGTCGGGGGAGTCGTTGCCATCCATTCAGGCTTGAAACTCTAG